TATTTGATCAAACTCATAGAACTTTACCATCCGGTCAAACGGGAATTGTCCCTTCTTGTAGTAAGAAATCATTTCCGGAATGAATGTTTGCGGCGTTGCATCGCCCTGACTGGTTCCTACAATGCTGGCGCCTCTTAATGCCAGGATTTCCAGAGGGATTGAAAGATGATAATCTGTGACGACAGTAGCCAGTTTCCCAAAAGAATCTAGTGCCGCGATTGCTTGTGCAACCACTGAGTCCACGCCGGTCGTATCGAGTGCATGCTGCACTCCTCCGCCGGTGATTTCTTTGATCTTCTCAGCAATATCCACGTCTTTGCCACTTTTTATAGAAGCTGTCGCGCCCAGCTCTTCAGCCAGCTCTAATCGATTTTCATGGAGATCAATGGCAATGATATTTTTGCAACCGGCGATTTTAGCGGCCATAATCGCACTTAATCCAACGGCTCCGACTCCATACACCGCGATGGAACTGCCAGCTTCAGGCTTTAGCACATTCAATACACTGCTGGCTCCTGTTTGCAGGCCGCAACCCAGTGGTGCCGCTAAAGCCAAGTCCATGTCCTCATCGATTTTCACAACATTCCTTTGGTTAACGAGTGAGTATGTTGCAAAGGAAGATTGCCCAAAGAATCTGGAAACCAATTTATTGGTGTCTTGATCTATATGGCTGTTTAAATTCAATTCACCGTAATGCCTGCAATGTGCAGGATGGCCGGTCATGCAATTATCGCAATGCCCGCAACTTGCAAATGAGACGACCAC
Above is a genomic segment from Planococcus lenghuensis containing:
- a CDS encoding NAD(P)-dependent alcohol dehydrogenase, with the protein product MKIKAAVTPQTGQPFEMTDIELPELESKDVLIKVIASGICHTDVSGRDTGMVDPPAVLGHEGAGIVEETGFEVTDLQKGDHVVVSFASCGHCDNCMTGHPAHCRHYGELNLNSHIDQDTNKLVSRFFGQSSFATYSLVNQRNVVKIDEDMDLALAAPLGCGLQTGASSVLNVLKPEAGSSIAVYGVGAVGLSAIMAAKIAGCKNIIAIDLHENRLELAEELGATASIKSGKDVDIAEKIKEITGGGVQHALDTTGVDSVVAQAIAALDSFGKLATVVTDYHLSIPLEILALRGASIVGTSQGDATPQTFIPEMISYYKKGQFPFDRMVKFYEFDQINKAFEESENGSVIKPVLKMNH